A window of Desulforhopalus sp. contains these coding sequences:
- a CDS encoding cupin domain-containing protein — protein sequence MPESTVKVGQRIKDLRIARKMSRQEVAEKSGISETTLSSIENHLISPPLGNLVSLAKAFEVSVGDLFGEKGDAAYCIVRSDDRKPVSRFNSTDGESSAYSYESLGQHKKKKQMEPFLVTLNPGKVRQPEPNQHIGEEFLFVLEGKVEVRLLNHTDILNPGDSIYYDSTMPHVVSCHGDQPATILAVIYAKDEMVIL from the coding sequence ATGCCTGAGAGCACTGTGAAAGTCGGCCAAAGGATTAAAGATCTGCGCATTGCCAGGAAAATGTCGCGCCAAGAAGTCGCCGAGAAATCCGGGATAAGCGAGACAACCCTTTCCAGCATTGAGAATCACCTGATCTCCCCGCCTCTCGGAAACCTGGTGAGTTTGGCAAAGGCCTTTGAGGTCTCGGTTGGCGATTTATTCGGCGAGAAAGGGGATGCCGCCTACTGCATCGTCAGAAGCGACGACAGAAAACCGGTGTCGCGGTTCAACTCCACCGATGGCGAGTCTTCGGCCTACAGTTACGAGTCCCTGGGGCAGCACAAGAAAAAGAAACAGATGGAGCCATTTTTGGTCACCCTCAACCCCGGAAAGGTCCGGCAGCCTGAGCCAAATCAGCATATCGGTGAGGAGTTTTTGTTTGTCCTGGAGGGCAAGGTCGAGGTCAGGCTCCTCAATCATACCGACATTCTCAACCCCGGCGATTCAATCTATTACGATTCGACCATGCCGCATGTCGTGTCCTGTCATGGCGACCAGCCGGCAACCATTCTGGCGGTAATTTATGCCAAGGACGAGATGGTCATTCTTTAA
- the cooS gene encoding anaerobic carbon-monoxide dehydrogenase catalytic subunit has product MTQQKEAMNKSLDPAVQQMIAKAGAGNIPTVWDRYAAMTPQCGFGDSGLCCRHCLQGPCRIDPFGEGPKVGICGATADVMVARGLDRAIAAGTAAHSGHAKHLAHTLKKMAEGKAPAYSIKEPAKLRAVATRLGIATTGRTDKDIALEVAKAALADFHEKDTPVLWAATVVNPQRAKVLTDLGLVPKGIDHEVSEIMHRTLYGVDADPVNLLLGGLRCGVADLAGCYMGTDLADILFGIPQPSVTSANLGTLRADAVNIALHGHNPVLSEILVAAAQTKEEDAKKAGATGVNLVGICCTGNEIMMRHGIPACTHSVSQEMAIVTGAVDAMVVDYQCIMPSVVGVAECFGTQIITTMDIAKISGASHVDFSEEAAQAKANEIIDMAIAQFSRRKNKPVDIPAVKTPVVAGFSVETIIAALAKLDAEQPLKPLVDNIVAGNIRGVCLFAGCNNVKVPQDRNFVQIAKRLLKENVLVVATGCGAGALMRHGFMDPANVDVLCGEGLKAVLTAIGQANNLGGPLPPVLHMGSCVDNSRAVALTVAVAKYLGVDTHQLPVVASAAEAVSEKAVSIGVYAVAAGLPTHVGVMLPVLGSPLVTQILTDKVKDLTGGYFIVDLDPASAADKLLAAIDSRRKGLGLQ; this is encoded by the coding sequence ATGACCCAGCAAAAGGAGGCCATGAACAAGAGTCTTGACCCGGCAGTACAACAGATGATCGCCAAGGCCGGTGCCGGGAATATTCCAACAGTCTGGGACCGTTACGCGGCCATGACCCCCCAATGCGGCTTTGGTGATAGCGGTCTGTGCTGCCGCCACTGCCTGCAGGGCCCCTGCCGCATCGATCCCTTTGGCGAAGGTCCGAAGGTAGGTATCTGCGGCGCTACCGCCGATGTCATGGTGGCAAGGGGGCTCGACCGGGCCATCGCCGCGGGCACAGCGGCGCACTCCGGTCACGCCAAGCATCTCGCCCATACCCTGAAGAAAATGGCCGAGGGCAAGGCCCCGGCCTACAGCATCAAGGAGCCGGCAAAGCTGCGGGCCGTTGCCACCCGCCTGGGCATTGCGACAACCGGCAGAACCGACAAGGATATCGCCCTTGAGGTGGCCAAGGCAGCGCTCGCCGACTTCCACGAAAAAGACACCCCGGTCCTCTGGGCGGCAACAGTCGTCAACCCGCAACGGGCCAAGGTGCTGACCGACCTTGGCCTGGTGCCCAAGGGCATCGACCATGAAGTCTCCGAGATCATGCACCGCACCCTCTACGGCGTAGATGCCGATCCCGTGAATCTGCTCCTCGGCGGTCTGCGCTGCGGTGTGGCCGATCTGGCCGGCTGCTACATGGGCACTGATTTGGCAGATATTCTCTTTGGCATCCCACAGCCAAGCGTCACCTCCGCCAACCTCGGCACCCTCAGGGCGGATGCGGTCAATATCGCCCTGCACGGCCACAATCCGGTCCTCTCCGAGATACTGGTGGCGGCGGCGCAAACCAAGGAGGAGGATGCCAAAAAGGCCGGGGCCACCGGCGTCAATCTGGTCGGTATCTGCTGCACCGGCAACGAGATCATGATGCGCCACGGCATCCCGGCCTGCACCCACTCGGTCAGCCAGGAGATGGCTATCGTCACCGGCGCCGTCGACGCCATGGTCGTTGATTATCAGTGCATCATGCCCTCCGTGGTGGGTGTCGCCGAATGCTTCGGCACCCAAATCATCACCACCATGGATATCGCCAAGATCAGCGGCGCTAGCCATGTCGACTTCAGCGAAGAGGCGGCACAAGCCAAGGCCAACGAGATTATCGACATGGCCATCGCCCAATTCAGCCGCCGCAAAAATAAACCAGTGGATATCCCGGCGGTCAAAACCCCAGTGGTTGCCGGTTTTTCCGTTGAGACGATCATCGCCGCCCTGGCGAAGCTGGACGCTGAACAGCCCCTCAAGCCCCTTGTCGATAATATCGTCGCCGGCAATATTCGCGGCGTCTGCCTCTTTGCCGGCTGCAATAATGTCAAGGTCCCCCAGGACCGGAACTTTGTGCAAATCGCTAAACGTCTGCTCAAGGAAAATGTCCTGGTGGTAGCCACCGGCTGCGGCGCCGGTGCCCTGATGCGCCATGGCTTTATGGATCCAGCCAATGTTGACGTCCTGTGTGGAGAAGGTCTCAAGGCGGTGCTGACTGCCATCGGTCAGGCCAATAATCTCGGTGGCCCGCTGCCGCCAGTACTGCATATGGGCTCCTGTGTCGACAACTCCCGGGCGGTGGCCCTGACGGTCGCGGTGGCTAAATATCTGGGGGTTGATACCCACCAGCTGCCGGTGGTGGCCTCTGCCGCCGAAGCGGTCTCTGAAAAAGCGGTATCGATAGGCGTCTATGCGGTGGCGGCCGGCCTGCCCACCCATGTCGGGGTGATGCTGCCGGTGCTCGGCAGCCCGCTTGTCACCCAGATTCTCACCGACAAGGTCAAGGATCTCACCGGCGGCTATTTTATCGTCGATCTTGATCCGGCAAGCGCCGCCGATAAACTGCTGGCCGCCATCGACTCGCGCCGCAAGGGATTGGGCTTACAATGA
- a CDS encoding 4Fe-4S dicluster domain-containing protein, with protein MNQPKEIFVRLDRCMGCHSCELACAVAHSAGQTLYSALSEKPTPKHRLYVEWVAPDRAVPVLCRHCEDAPCMHACIAGAISRTSAGAVVTDADRCIGCWTCVMVCPYGVIGRHLEDHKAFRCDRCPGREVPACVNACPTRALVYQNVSDYSQKQRQTASREMLTGQGG; from the coding sequence ATGAATCAACCCAAAGAGATCTTTGTCCGGCTGGACCGCTGCATGGGCTGCCATAGCTGTGAACTGGCCTGTGCTGTTGCCCACTCCGCCGGACAGACCTTATATAGCGCCCTGTCCGAGAAACCGACCCCCAAACACCGTCTCTATGTCGAATGGGTAGCACCGGACCGGGCCGTCCCCGTCCTCTGCCGCCACTGCGAAGATGCCCCCTGCATGCATGCCTGCATTGCCGGAGCCATCAGCCGCACCTCCGCCGGGGCGGTGGTCACCGATGCCGACAGGTGCATCGGCTGCTGGACCTGCGTCATGGTCTGCCCCTACGGCGTCATCGGCCGCCATCTCGAAGACCATAAGGCCTTCCGCTGCGACCGCTGCCCCGGCCGCGAAGTCCCGGCCTGTGTCAACGCCTGCCCGACCAGGGCCCTGGTGTACCAAAACGTCAGCGACTATTCGCAAAAACAGCGGCAGACCGCCTCCCGCGAGATGCTGACCGGACAAGGGGGATAA
- a CDS encoding FAD-dependent oxidoreductase, producing MEKQRYVIIGGSAAGMAAAEAIRRLDPGGMVRVLSDEADAPYFRPLIPFLISQKKRPEEIFLQGRGPYQGSSIEVWQQHRVAGIDTRAGLVTTENGATVPYDKLLIATGSSPNLPSDIDGLDCKGVFALRTLADARQAADRAACTTRAVMLGGGLLNLKAAFALLERGISVYLVVSSPEVLSQLMEPDDAFLIRQALDQAGLKILTGRKARHITSDTNGVTGVVLDNGDHLPCEMVCIGKGVRPNTGWLNCRDITVDKGVVVDKYTRTSAPNVYAAGDVAVTFDPLTGAPIITGLWTNAVEMGSCAGSNMAGHPRAYGGTFGILNATQVARMPFVSMGIVHTSGTGYQCHSRTSPGAHRKLVFSPEGDRLVGAIFVGDIAKAGLYRAVIREKLDLARMKDKVLDHRLHYGDLLCARGAS from the coding sequence ATGGAAAAGCAACGCTATGTGATTATCGGCGGCAGTGCCGCCGGAATGGCCGCCGCCGAAGCTATCCGCCGCCTCGATCCCGGAGGAATGGTGCGGGTGCTGAGCGACGAAGCGGATGCCCCGTATTTCCGGCCCCTTATCCCTTTCCTCATCAGCCAGAAAAAGCGTCCTGAAGAAATCTTTCTGCAGGGCCGTGGCCCCTATCAGGGGAGTTCGATAGAGGTTTGGCAACAGCACCGGGTTGCCGGTATCGATACCCGGGCCGGGCTGGTGACGACCGAAAACGGGGCCACCGTTCCCTATGACAAATTGCTCATCGCCACCGGCAGCAGTCCAAATCTGCCCTCTGATATAGATGGGCTTGACTGCAAGGGCGTATTTGCCCTGCGCACCCTGGCAGATGCCCGACAGGCTGCCGACCGTGCTGCCTGCACCACCCGGGCAGTCATGCTTGGCGGCGGCCTGCTCAACCTCAAGGCCGCTTTTGCCCTGTTGGAGCGGGGTATCTCAGTATATCTGGTTGTGTCTTCACCGGAGGTGTTGAGCCAGCTCATGGAGCCCGACGATGCCTTTCTGATCCGCCAGGCCCTTGATCAGGCCGGCCTGAAGATTCTCACCGGCCGTAAGGCAAGGCACATCACAAGTGATACAAACGGGGTGACCGGGGTTGTGCTCGACAATGGCGACCACCTCCCCTGTGAGATGGTCTGCATCGGCAAAGGCGTCCGGCCCAATACGGGCTGGCTCAACTGCCGGGATATAACGGTGGACAAGGGAGTGGTCGTCGACAAGTATACCCGGACATCCGCCCCCAATGTCTATGCAGCGGGTGATGTCGCGGTAACCTTCGACCCGCTGACCGGGGCACCGATCATCACCGGTCTGTGGACCAACGCCGTCGAAATGGGCAGCTGCGCCGGCTCGAACATGGCAGGGCACCCAAGGGCCTACGGCGGCACCTTCGGCATCCTCAACGCCACCCAGGTGGCCCGCATGCCCTTTGTTTCCATGGGTATTGTCCACACCAGCGGTACCGGCTACCAGTGCCACAGCAGAACTTCCCCCGGTGCCCACCGCAAACTGGTGTTTTCCCCGGAGGGCGACCGCCTGGTAGGTGCTATCTTTGTCGGTGATATCGCCAAGGCCGGTCTCTACCGCGCCGTTATCCGCGAGAAGCTGGATCTGGCCAGGATGAAGGACAAGGTACTCGATCACCGTCTCCACTACGGCGATCTCCTCTGCGCCCGGGGCGCCTCATAG
- a CDS encoding bacteriohemerythrin → MTNIVWLDKYDTGIAEIDTQHRQIVDYLNQLNEARLFGNAQKVNDVIEGIIDYTMSHFSFEEALMEQAEYPFLRPHKSIHGTFIKRVDKFQTRFKAGENISGEFYDVLKRWLVNHIQRDDSAYVRLVKAHLDTLRKEEPPVANAEPQGSWISRAMKKFFGA, encoded by the coding sequence ATGACAAATATTGTATGGCTAGACAAATACGATACCGGAATTGCCGAAATTGACACCCAACACAGACAAATCGTTGACTATTTGAATCAACTCAACGAGGCGCGTTTATTCGGGAATGCCCAAAAAGTAAATGACGTCATTGAAGGAATCATCGACTACACCATGTCGCATTTTTCCTTTGAGGAAGCACTGATGGAACAAGCCGAGTACCCATTTCTCCGCCCCCATAAAAGCATCCACGGGACCTTCATCAAACGGGTTGACAAGTTTCAGACCCGCTTTAAGGCCGGCGAAAATATCTCCGGAGAATTCTATGATGTTCTAAAGAGATGGCTGGTCAACCACATCCAGCGTGACGATTCCGCTTATGTTCGCCTGGTCAAGGCCCATCTTGATACCTTGCGCAAGGAGGAGCCACCTGTTGCCAACGCCGAACCGCAGGGGAGCTGGATCTCCAGGGCAATGAAAAAGTTTTTCGGTGCATAG
- a CDS encoding ACT domain-containing protein, translating to MSAIKQLEEILVNLQPVLQPGTYVFIQADPARPIEMSRIVALIREPEGLSLVVEEAVARAAGFSLALRCAWITLKVHSDLETVGLTAAFASALAGAGISCNVVAGLHHDHLFVPVHQAERAMSELQALQEGKKWSPSIASDAFPS from the coding sequence ATGTCAGCCATCAAGCAATTGGAAGAAATACTTGTGAATCTGCAGCCTGTCTTGCAGCCGGGGACCTATGTGTTTATCCAGGCAGATCCTGCCAGGCCCATTGAAATGTCGCGGATCGTGGCATTGATCCGGGAACCGGAAGGACTGTCCCTGGTCGTTGAAGAGGCTGTTGCCAGGGCAGCCGGTTTTTCCCTTGCCCTGCGGTGTGCCTGGATCACTCTCAAGGTACACTCGGATTTAGAGACGGTAGGCCTTACCGCCGCATTTGCCTCGGCACTTGCCGGTGCCGGTATCAGCTGTAATGTTGTTGCCGGATTGCACCACGATCACCTCTTCGTGCCGGTGCACCAGGCAGAGCGGGCCATGTCTGAACTCCAGGCCCTGCAGGAAGGTAAAAAGTGGTCGCCGTCCATCGCCAGCGACGCCTTTCCTTCGTGA
- a CDS encoding GNAT family N-acetyltransferase: MNEITTIYLEMVDRSQLCPKQVTDSRFQVLEASVDQWQFNRFLYILVGGPWAWRDKLSWSDARWKAYVESEATRTFVGYWDGSPAGYFELQVQDGDVEIAYFGLAPSFIGKGLGGVLLTRTLEEAWALNPRRVWVHTCTLDHPAALKNYQSRGMVIYKTETHDGISE, from the coding sequence ATGAACGAAATCACGACAATCTACCTTGAGATGGTCGATCGCAGCCAGCTGTGTCCCAAACAGGTGACCGATTCCCGCTTCCAGGTCCTTGAAGCCTCAGTCGACCAGTGGCAGTTTAATCGATTCCTCTACATCCTGGTCGGCGGCCCATGGGCCTGGCGGGACAAGCTTTCCTGGAGCGATGCCCGCTGGAAAGCATACGTTGAATCCGAGGCGACAAGAACCTTCGTCGGCTATTGGGATGGGTCGCCGGCGGGGTATTTCGAGCTACAGGTCCAGGATGGTGATGTTGAGATCGCCTATTTCGGCCTTGCGCCAAGCTTTATCGGCAAGGGCCTGGGTGGAGTGCTTCTGACCCGCACTCTGGAAGAGGCCTGGGCTCTCAATCCTCGACGGGTTTGGGTCCACACCTGCACCCTCGATCATCCCGCCGCCCTGAAAAATTATCAATCGCGGGGCATGGTTATTTATAAAACCGAGACACATGATGGGATTTCCGAGTGA
- a CDS encoding HNH endonuclease yields the protein MEEEYFDFDAPSDSEIRAERAKARDLRKTRWWQQKTASGLCHYCRRKVSFHDLTMDHLVPLARGGRSTKENLVPSCKDCNNKKKSMLPIEWQEYMERIQQEGS from the coding sequence GTGGAAGAGGAATATTTCGATTTCGATGCCCCGAGCGATAGCGAAATCCGTGCCGAACGCGCCAAGGCCCGGGACTTGCGCAAGACCCGCTGGTGGCAGCAAAAGACCGCGTCGGGGCTGTGTCATTACTGCCGGCGAAAGGTCAGTTTCCATGACCTGACCATGGACCACCTGGTGCCCTTGGCCCGGGGAGGGCGATCGACCAAGGAAAACCTCGTTCCTTCCTGCAAGGATTGTAATAATAAAAAAAAATCCATGCTGCCCATTGAATGGCAGGAATACATGGAGCGCATTCAGCAGGAAGGCAGCTGA
- a CDS encoding bifunctional folylpolyglutamate synthase/dihydrofolate synthase yields the protein MTYAEVLAHLEALQMHKIKLGLGAMQSFLAKVGRPEQGLRFVHVAGTNGKGSVCAALTEVLGRAGYRVGMYTSPHLSSVRERFRIGSEYISESTFARLGTKICQVLAGEQITYFEFTTALGLLWFAESQVDVVVFETGLGGRLDATNVVTPLVSVITSISMDHEAYLGNTLSEIAGEKAGIIKTGVPVVSGAVHPEAEPVIAKVSRQLGSPLYRLRQEFDYTVEADGTWTWRGGEGLGQRQFEGLQSSRASLVQPENDSLAIAALLLLQNMGFVVTDQQIHDGMAAIKWPGRMEEFSQRYPRNTAYAKELRYLLDGAHNPDGVKNLTNTLSRKFHYRKLIALWGSMIDKDLVTTLGTIAPLVDHFVFTRPVGERAATPEQLVAFLPEALRGKARCVDDMAQALIAAQETVTEDDLIVVGGSLYLLGTIRQLLLGDLA from the coding sequence ATGACATACGCTGAAGTCCTGGCGCATCTCGAAGCCTTACAGATGCACAAAATCAAACTGGGCCTTGGAGCGATGCAGTCGTTTCTGGCCAAGGTGGGGCGGCCGGAGCAGGGACTGCGTTTTGTGCATGTTGCCGGCACCAACGGCAAGGGCTCGGTGTGCGCGGCATTGACCGAGGTCCTGGGCCGGGCCGGATACCGGGTCGGCATGTATACCTCTCCCCATTTGAGCAGCGTCCGCGAGCGTTTTCGCATCGGCAGCGAATACATCAGTGAGTCAACCTTTGCCCGACTGGGAACGAAAATATGCCAGGTGCTTGCCGGCGAGCAGATCACCTATTTTGAGTTCACCACCGCCCTTGGTCTGCTATGGTTTGCCGAGTCGCAGGTCGATGTGGTGGTGTTCGAGACGGGTCTTGGCGGCCGGCTCGATGCAACCAATGTGGTAACGCCGCTGGTCTCGGTCATTACCAGTATCAGCATGGATCACGAGGCATATCTGGGGAACACTCTAAGCGAGATCGCCGGGGAAAAGGCCGGTATTATTAAGACTGGAGTGCCGGTGGTTTCCGGGGCGGTGCATCCGGAGGCGGAACCGGTCATTGCCAAAGTGAGCCGGCAGCTTGGGTCGCCCCTGTACCGCCTTCGTCAAGAATTTGACTATACTGTCGAAGCCGATGGTACCTGGACCTGGCGCGGTGGAGAGGGACTTGGCCAGCGGCAATTCGAAGGCCTGCAAAGCAGCCGTGCCAGCCTTGTGCAGCCGGAAAACGATTCCCTGGCCATAGCCGCCCTGCTCCTTCTGCAGAATATGGGGTTTGTGGTAACCGACCAGCAAATACACGATGGCATGGCAGCGATAAAATGGCCGGGCAGGATGGAAGAGTTTAGCCAAAGGTATCCTCGAAACACCGCATATGCCAAAGAGCTCCGCTATCTCCTTGATGGGGCGCATAATCCCGATGGTGTCAAGAATCTGACAAATACCTTGTCGCGCAAATTTCACTACCGCAAGCTTATCGCCCTGTGGGGTTCGATGATCGATAAGGACTTGGTAACGACCCTTGGCACGATCGCTCCGCTGGTTGATCATTTTGTTTTTACCAGACCGGTCGGTGAGCGTGCCGCGACGCCTGAGCAGCTCGTCGCCTTTCTGCCGGAAGCCTTACGGGGCAAGGCCCGCTGCGTCGATGATATGGCCCAGGCGCTGATTGCCGCGCAGGAAACAGTCACGGAAGACGACCTGATCGTCGTCGGTGGATCTCTTTATCTTCTTGGGACGATACGGCAACTGCTCCTTGGAGATTTGGCCTAG
- a CDS encoding ATP-dependent helicase, whose translation MKTEGNSQQHEAKSGIVNLRQLNESQYAAVTTTVGPVLVIAGAGSGKTRTLVYRVAHLVEQGVAPESILLLTFTRKASQEMLWRAGRLLNENCNRVVGGTFHGIANLLLRRYGSQIGFGSSFTIIDRGDAEGIINLLKSSLGLGKKDKRFPSRRAVINMISGAINKSIALEDLVTDQYSHLSDSLEDILTLQKHYQNFKFEHGLMDYDDLLVNWKRLLVELPEVRQAISTRFAYIMVDEYQDTNLIQADIVRLAAATHDNVMVVGDDSQSIYSFRGADFYNIMRFPKVFSNTRIIKLEENYRSTQPILSFTNDIIRNAAEKYTKTLFTRREGELRPMIFAGADEREEAAFIVKTVRKLLAAGVALTDIAVLFRSSFHSYKLELELASAAIDYEKRGGLKLTESAHMKDMIAFMRVLTNPQDTLSWNRMLLQLEHVGPTTAQKISATIAQAADPFQALAKYPAGKSWQESFAKLVRLYDELLVDGHNLSLLYEIVLKYYQPIFERLYADDFPKRRKDIDQLKSIMDGYDDLQSFIDDTSLDPPEEGAADGHGLERLVLSTIHSAKGLEFEAVFVIGMAEGRFPHAAASFGEQWEEERRLLYVAATRAKKYLYLTYPRQLMTQDRQFHHTGMSPFLSELSGGLYERISSDSPQKGYNSFAFESAPESAPTPRRAKAKRLEMSDFHVGAKVSHPFFGSGTVAKMSTGRSIDILFDRHGLKTLHLDYAKLTIS comes from the coding sequence ATGAAAACTGAAGGAAATTCGCAACAGCACGAGGCAAAGTCGGGGATCGTAAATCTCAGGCAGCTCAACGAATCGCAATACGCGGCGGTGACCACGACCGTCGGTCCGGTGCTGGTTATTGCCGGGGCCGGCAGTGGCAAGACCCGCACGCTCGTTTACCGGGTGGCCCATCTCGTCGAACAGGGGGTTGCCCCCGAGTCCATACTGCTGCTTACCTTCACCCGCAAAGCCAGCCAGGAGATGCTCTGGCGGGCCGGCAGATTACTCAATGAAAACTGCAACCGGGTGGTTGGTGGGACCTTTCACGGCATAGCCAACCTTCTCCTCAGGCGCTATGGCTCGCAAATCGGCTTTGGCTCGTCCTTTACCATTATCGACCGAGGTGACGCCGAGGGGATTATCAATCTGCTCAAGTCCTCCCTTGGCCTTGGTAAAAAGGACAAGCGCTTCCCCTCCCGGCGGGCGGTGATCAATATGATCAGCGGCGCGATCAACAAATCGATAGCCCTCGAAGATCTGGTGACCGATCAGTACAGCCACCTCAGCGATAGTCTCGAAGATATCCTTACCCTGCAGAAACATTACCAGAATTTCAAGTTTGAGCACGGTTTGATGGACTATGACGATTTGCTGGTCAACTGGAAACGGCTACTTGTTGAGCTGCCCGAGGTACGCCAAGCCATCTCGACGCGTTTTGCCTACATCATGGTTGACGAATATCAGGACACCAACCTCATCCAGGCAGACATCGTCCGGCTGGCGGCAGCCACCCACGATAATGTCATGGTGGTTGGCGACGATTCCCAGTCCATCTATTCCTTTCGGGGTGCGGATTTCTACAATATCATGCGTTTCCCCAAGGTCTTCAGCAATACCCGGATCATCAAGCTTGAGGAGAACTATCGCTCAACCCAGCCGATTCTTTCCTTCACCAACGATATCATTAGAAACGCCGCGGAAAAATATACCAAGACGCTCTTCACCCGGCGCGAAGGCGAGCTGCGGCCGATGATCTTTGCCGGGGCCGATGAGCGGGAAGAGGCGGCCTTTATTGTCAAGACGGTGCGCAAACTGCTGGCGGCGGGCGTTGCTCTGACCGATATCGCAGTTCTCTTTCGCTCAAGTTTTCATTCCTACAAACTGGAACTGGAGCTTGCTTCGGCGGCTATCGATTACGAGAAACGGGGCGGCCTGAAATTGACCGAATCGGCGCATATGAAGGATATGATTGCCTTTATGCGGGTGCTGACCAACCCCCAGGACACCCTTTCCTGGAACAGGATGCTGCTGCAGCTGGAGCATGTCGGGCCGACCACCGCCCAAAAGATCTCGGCGACGATCGCCCAGGCCGCCGACCCCTTTCAGGCGCTGGCCAAGTACCCGGCCGGCAAGAGCTGGCAGGAATCGTTTGCCAAACTGGTGCGTCTCTACGACGAATTGTTGGTCGATGGCCATAATCTTTCCCTCCTCTACGAGATCGTACTCAAATATTACCAGCCGATCTTTGAACGTCTGTATGCTGACGATTTTCCCAAGCGTCGTAAGGATATCGATCAGTTAAAGAGTATCATGGATGGTTACGACGATCTGCAAAGCTTTATCGACGACACCAGCCTCGATCCCCCGGAGGAGGGCGCCGCTGACGGGCATGGCCTGGAGCGCCTTGTCTTGTCAACCATCCACTCCGCCAAGGGGCTTGAGTTTGAGGCGGTCTTTGTCATCGGTATGGCCGAGGGCCGCTTCCCGCATGCCGCGGCAAGCTTTGGCGAACAGTGGGAGGAGGAGCGACGGCTCCTCTATGTGGCGGCGACCCGGGCCAAGAAATATCTCTATCTCACCTATCCGCGGCAGCTGATGACCCAGGACCGGCAGTTTCATCATACCGGAATGTCACCGTTTTTAAGTGAACTGAGTGGCGGTCTCTATGAACGGATCAGCAGCGATTCACCGCAGAAAGGTTACAATTCCTTTGCCTTTGAATCCGCTCCCGAGTCCGCCCCGACACCACGAAGAGCCAAGGCGAAGAGGCTGGAGATGAGCGATTTTCATGTAGGCGCCAAGGTCAGCCACCCGTTTTTCGGCAGCGGCACGGTTGCCAAAATGTCGACAGGCCGGTCGATCGATATCCTTTTTGACCGGCATGGCTTGAAGACGCTCCACCTTGATTATGCAAAGCTGACGATTTCTTGA
- a CDS encoding pancreas/duodenum homeobox protein 1: MTTDTLKTVFTKEKLAAIFPATRSNDFFEALFGDASEGAYDIELAYRELRGNTLTMELRLHERPGRCLACNLTQGLPQVFSRHPVINVQGIVKDIEGLLGGTYRCLSWSLGYTGQHSRSVHAIPLNIVVEKN, from the coding sequence ATGACCACCGATACACTGAAAACCGTTTTCACTAAAGAGAAACTAGCGGCAATCTTCCCCGCAACCAGATCAAACGACTTTTTCGAGGCCCTCTTCGGCGACGCCTCCGAGGGGGCGTATGACATCGAACTGGCCTATCGCGAACTGAGAGGCAATACCCTGACCATGGAGCTCCGTCTCCACGAACGGCCGGGGCGCTGCCTTGCCTGCAACCTGACCCAGGGTCTGCCCCAGGTCTTTTCCCGGCATCCGGTTATCAATGTTCAAGGAATAGTAAAAGATATCGAAGGATTACTGGGAGGAACCTATCGTTGCCTCAGTTGGTCCCTGGGATACACCGGCCAACACAGCCGCTCCGTCCATGCGATTCCGTTAAATATTGTGGTGGAAAAAAACTAG